A window from Mytilus galloprovincialis chromosome 8, xbMytGall1.hap1.1, whole genome shotgun sequence encodes these proteins:
- the LOC143085070 gene encoding protocadherin-9-like isoform X3, translating into MKMEKFVITYTVVCCFVSHVLSLDLSYTIPEEGNISSYIGNVANDSSLNQSLNVSERNNMKYTILDGTYASYFNVNERSSSLYISKRLDRESLQECEFSTSCDLPIDIVAQSIIGTFFKKIKVKITITDINDHEPKFPESSMSLELSEAFVVGSSSPIVGAVDMDSGDNAVQKYSLKPKDTPFTLNFVKYVDGSSSVSLVVSKKLDRETVDGYQLQILAEDGGNPKFTGTLDLTVIITDINDNPPSFNQSTYSISVREDTAVSSTVFNVKATDPDLNKNGMVTYKLSPHQSDNIKQIFAVNRSTGSIFTLKPLVYTPGEPYKIIVEANDGATIPLMSQATIFVTVLDSGNDAPVINVNLLSNTDMAKISENASVGAAVAHIAVSDDDTDKNGDVTCSIQHDVFRLEKITGEENEYKVVVSKTLDREKNEIYKVIIVCEDAGSPPKNSTAEFNVKVLDENDHRPTFQSYKYEVVISENDFVGASIVQVSALDLDLGKNAEIVYSIEPSAHNFRIDPETGNIHANFILDREKVPYMEFRVLSKDKGSPSLTGTAVVTVNLTDVNDNPPKFNKSVYVMHAKENEEPGLYVGEVIAHDFDSGKNAVVNFVAEPEIEAIKVLTDGSIFTSLTLDRESRPHGYSFNVIAYDGGNPSLNSTAHVTVFVVDENDNDPVIKFPTAENGTVQIVYEKPTNSVITYVVASDNDTDNNAVLTFSILQHDVLNTFRINPKTGEITLARALTTNDMKPFTFTVEVEDSGTPKRRDRQNLTIIISSNKPLVLPHKEAEKDNALIVVVIVCVTVILSGAIIMGIFLIRRMDKKKKNKKRNAATPKNDKLYDSIHKNGTIHRDDVDNEKKVSFSTHATSNGIKDKSQMQLSNGHRQEEVTQV; encoded by the exons ATGAAAATGGAGAAATTTGTAATTACGTATACTGTTGTGTGCTGTTTCGTTTCTCATGTTTTATCATTGGATCTAAGTTATACCATCCCAGAGGAAGGAAATATAAGTTCTTATATTGGAAATGTAGCGAACGATTCTTCTTTAAACcaaagtttaaatgtttctgaACGGAATAATATGAAATATACGATATTAGATGGTACGTATGCATCTTATTTTAATGTTAACGAGCGGTCGAGTTCTCTATATATCAGTAAGAGACTAGACAGGGAATCTCTACAGGAATGTGAATTCTCAACGTCATGTGATTTACCAATAGATATAGTGGCTCAATCTATAATTGGAACTTTCTTCAAGaaaattaaagtcaaaataactaTAACTGACATAAACGATCATGAACCGAAGTTTCCTGAAAGTAGTATGTCTTTAGAACTATCAGAAGCGTTTGTTGTCGGGTCGTCATCTCCGATTGTCGGGGCTGTCGACATGGACAGTGGAGATAACGCTGTTCAGAAATATTCACTAAAACCTAAAGATACTCCGTTTACACTAAATTTTGTGAAATACGTTGATGGCAGTTCTTCTGTCAGTTTAGTTGTAAGCAAGAAATTAGACCGGGAAACAGTCGATGGGTACCAGTTGCAAATACTTGCCGAAGACGGCGGCAACCCTAAATTTACAGGCACTCTTGATTTAACCGTCATTATAACGGACATTAATGATAATCCACCGTCATTTAACCAATCGACGTATAGCATAAGCGTCAGAGAAGATACAGCAGTTAGTAGTACTGTTTTTAATGTCAAGGCCACTGACCCTGACCTTAACAAGAACGGCATGGTTACGTACAAGCTTAGTCCTCATCAATCAGACAACATCAAACAGATATTTGCCGTCAATAGATCTACTGGTAGTATATTTACGTTAAAACCCTTAGTATACACTCCAGGAGAACCATACAAAATCATTGTAGAAGCAAATGATGGCGCCACCATCCCTCTGATGTCACAAGCTACCATCTTTGTTACAGTTCTCGATTCTGGTAATGACGCTCCTGTTATTAATGTCAACCTACTTTCCAACACAGACATGGCGAAAATATCAGAAAACGCAAGCGTCGGCGCCGCTGTTGCGCATATTGCTGTATCTGATGATGATACTGACAAAAATGGCGATGTAACCTGTTCAATTCAACATGACGTTTTCAGACTAGAAAAAATAACTGGAGAGGAAAACGAATACAAAGTTGTAGTTTCGAAAACGTTAGATcgtgaaaaaaatgaaatctacAAAGTGATAATAGTATGTGAAGATGCTGGGTCACCACCTAAAAATAGTACAGCTGAATTTAATGTCAAGGTTCTGGATGAAAATGACCATCGTCCAACCTTCCAAAGTTACAAGTATGAAGTCGTAATTTCAGAAAATGATTTCGTTGGTGCCTCTATAGTCCAAGTGTCGGCCCTTGACCTCGATTTAGGGAAAAATGCTGAGATTGTTTACTCTATTGAACCATCGGCTCATAACTTTAGAATTGATCCAGAAACTGGAAATATTCatgcaaattttattttagatcGTGAGAAGGTCCCATATATGGAATTTCGTGTTCTTTCAAAAGATAAGGGTTCACCTTCATTAACTGGAACTGCTGTAGTAACCGTTAACCTAACAGACGTGAATGACAACCCACCAAAATTTAACAAGTCTGTTTATGTTATGCACGCCAAAGAAAATGAAGAACCAGGATTGTATGTAGGGGAGGTAATTGCTCATGACTTTGATAGTGGCAAAAATGCAGTAGTAAATTTCGTAGCTGAACCTGAAATTGAAGCAATTAAAGTGTTAACAGATGGATCAATTTTTACAAGCCTAACACTTGACAGAGAGTCACGACCCCATGGATATAGCTTCAATGTAATTGCATATGATGGAGGAAATCCATCATTGAATTCCACAGCTCACGTGACAGTGTTTGTCGTTGATGAAAACGACAACGACCCGGTTATTAAATTTCCGACTGCGGAAAATGGAACCGTTCAAATAGTTTACGAAAAACCGACAAATTCTGTGATCACATACGTAGTTGCATCTGATAATGATACAGACAATAACGCCGTTTTGACATTCTCTATACTGCAACATGATGTGCTGAACACTTTTAGAATCAATCCAAAaacaggggaaataactcttgcaAGGGCACTAACTACAAACGACATGAAACCATTTACTTTTACAGTCGAAGTGGAAGACAGTGGTACTCCAAAAAGAAGAGATAGACAAAACTTAACAATTATCATTTCATCGAACAAACCACTGGTCTTACCACATAAAGAGGCAGAAAAAGATAATGCCTTGATAGTTGTTGTTATTGTATGTGTGACTGTTATTTTGTCCGGTGCTATTATTATGGGAATATTCCTAATTCGCAGAAtggacaaaaagaagaaaaataagaaaagaaacGCAGCAActccaaaaaatgacaaattatatgATTCTATACATAAAAATGGTACTATTCATCGAGATGACGTTGATAACGAAAAGAAAGTCAGTTTTTCAACACATGCTACGTCCAATGGTATTAAAGATAAATCACAAATGCAGCTATCCAATGGTCATCGTCAGGAAGAAGTCACCCAG GTGTAA
- the LOC143085070 gene encoding protocadherin-9-like isoform X2 — protein MKMEKFVITYTVVCCFVSHVLSLDLSYTIPEEGNISSYIGNVANDSSLNQSLNVSERNNMKYTILDGTYASYFNVNERSSSLYISKRLDRESLQECEFSTSCDLPIDIVAQSIIGTFFKKIKVKITITDINDHEPKFPESSMSLELSEAFVVGSSSPIVGAVDMDSGDNAVQKYSLKPKDTPFTLNFVKYVDGSSSVSLVVSKKLDRETVDGYQLQILAEDGGNPKFTGTLDLTVIITDINDNPPSFNQSTYSISVREDTAVSSTVFNVKATDPDLNKNGMVTYKLSPHQSDNIKQIFAVNRSTGSIFTLKPLVYTPGEPYKIIVEANDGATIPLMSQATIFVTVLDSGNDAPVINVNLLSNTDMAKISENASVGAAVAHIAVSDDDTDKNGDVTCSIQHDVFRLEKITGEENEYKVVVSKTLDREKNEIYKVIIVCEDAGSPPKNSTAEFNVKVLDENDHRPTFQSYKYEVVISENDFVGASIVQVSALDLDLGKNAEIVYSIEPSAHNFRIDPETGNIHANFILDREKVPYMEFRVLSKDKGSPSLTGTAVVTVNLTDVNDNPPKFNKSVYVMHAKENEEPGLYVGEVIAHDFDSGKNAVVNFVAEPEIEAIKVLTDGSIFTSLTLDRESRPHGYSFNVIAYDGGNPSLNSTAHVTVFVVDENDNDPVIKFPTAENGTVQIVYEKPTNSVITYVVASDNDTDNNAVLTFSILQHDVLNTFRINPKTGEITLARALTTNDMKPFTFTVEVEDSGTPKRRDRQNLTIIISSNKPLVLPHKEAEKDNALIVVVIVCVTVILSGAIIMGIFLIRRMDKKKKNKKRNAATPKNDKLYDSIHKNGTIHRDDVDNEKKVSFSTHATSNGIKDKSQMQLSNGHRQEEVTQVTSRESYC, from the exons ATGAAAATGGAGAAATTTGTAATTACGTATACTGTTGTGTGCTGTTTCGTTTCTCATGTTTTATCATTGGATCTAAGTTATACCATCCCAGAGGAAGGAAATATAAGTTCTTATATTGGAAATGTAGCGAACGATTCTTCTTTAAACcaaagtttaaatgtttctgaACGGAATAATATGAAATATACGATATTAGATGGTACGTATGCATCTTATTTTAATGTTAACGAGCGGTCGAGTTCTCTATATATCAGTAAGAGACTAGACAGGGAATCTCTACAGGAATGTGAATTCTCAACGTCATGTGATTTACCAATAGATATAGTGGCTCAATCTATAATTGGAACTTTCTTCAAGaaaattaaagtcaaaataactaTAACTGACATAAACGATCATGAACCGAAGTTTCCTGAAAGTAGTATGTCTTTAGAACTATCAGAAGCGTTTGTTGTCGGGTCGTCATCTCCGATTGTCGGGGCTGTCGACATGGACAGTGGAGATAACGCTGTTCAGAAATATTCACTAAAACCTAAAGATACTCCGTTTACACTAAATTTTGTGAAATACGTTGATGGCAGTTCTTCTGTCAGTTTAGTTGTAAGCAAGAAATTAGACCGGGAAACAGTCGATGGGTACCAGTTGCAAATACTTGCCGAAGACGGCGGCAACCCTAAATTTACAGGCACTCTTGATTTAACCGTCATTATAACGGACATTAATGATAATCCACCGTCATTTAACCAATCGACGTATAGCATAAGCGTCAGAGAAGATACAGCAGTTAGTAGTACTGTTTTTAATGTCAAGGCCACTGACCCTGACCTTAACAAGAACGGCATGGTTACGTACAAGCTTAGTCCTCATCAATCAGACAACATCAAACAGATATTTGCCGTCAATAGATCTACTGGTAGTATATTTACGTTAAAACCCTTAGTATACACTCCAGGAGAACCATACAAAATCATTGTAGAAGCAAATGATGGCGCCACCATCCCTCTGATGTCACAAGCTACCATCTTTGTTACAGTTCTCGATTCTGGTAATGACGCTCCTGTTATTAATGTCAACCTACTTTCCAACACAGACATGGCGAAAATATCAGAAAACGCAAGCGTCGGCGCCGCTGTTGCGCATATTGCTGTATCTGATGATGATACTGACAAAAATGGCGATGTAACCTGTTCAATTCAACATGACGTTTTCAGACTAGAAAAAATAACTGGAGAGGAAAACGAATACAAAGTTGTAGTTTCGAAAACGTTAGATcgtgaaaaaaatgaaatctacAAAGTGATAATAGTATGTGAAGATGCTGGGTCACCACCTAAAAATAGTACAGCTGAATTTAATGTCAAGGTTCTGGATGAAAATGACCATCGTCCAACCTTCCAAAGTTACAAGTATGAAGTCGTAATTTCAGAAAATGATTTCGTTGGTGCCTCTATAGTCCAAGTGTCGGCCCTTGACCTCGATTTAGGGAAAAATGCTGAGATTGTTTACTCTATTGAACCATCGGCTCATAACTTTAGAATTGATCCAGAAACTGGAAATATTCatgcaaattttattttagatcGTGAGAAGGTCCCATATATGGAATTTCGTGTTCTTTCAAAAGATAAGGGTTCACCTTCATTAACTGGAACTGCTGTAGTAACCGTTAACCTAACAGACGTGAATGACAACCCACCAAAATTTAACAAGTCTGTTTATGTTATGCACGCCAAAGAAAATGAAGAACCAGGATTGTATGTAGGGGAGGTAATTGCTCATGACTTTGATAGTGGCAAAAATGCAGTAGTAAATTTCGTAGCTGAACCTGAAATTGAAGCAATTAAAGTGTTAACAGATGGATCAATTTTTACAAGCCTAACACTTGACAGAGAGTCACGACCCCATGGATATAGCTTCAATGTAATTGCATATGATGGAGGAAATCCATCATTGAATTCCACAGCTCACGTGACAGTGTTTGTCGTTGATGAAAACGACAACGACCCGGTTATTAAATTTCCGACTGCGGAAAATGGAACCGTTCAAATAGTTTACGAAAAACCGACAAATTCTGTGATCACATACGTAGTTGCATCTGATAATGATACAGACAATAACGCCGTTTTGACATTCTCTATACTGCAACATGATGTGCTGAACACTTTTAGAATCAATCCAAAaacaggggaaataactcttgcaAGGGCACTAACTACAAACGACATGAAACCATTTACTTTTACAGTCGAAGTGGAAGACAGTGGTACTCCAAAAAGAAGAGATAGACAAAACTTAACAATTATCATTTCATCGAACAAACCACTGGTCTTACCACATAAAGAGGCAGAAAAAGATAATGCCTTGATAGTTGTTGTTATTGTATGTGTGACTGTTATTTTGTCCGGTGCTATTATTATGGGAATATTCCTAATTCGCAGAAtggacaaaaagaagaaaaataagaaaagaaacGCAGCAActccaaaaaatgacaaattatatgATTCTATACATAAAAATGGTACTATTCATCGAGATGACGTTGATAACGAAAAGAAAGTCAGTTTTTCAACACATGCTACGTCCAATGGTATTAAAGATAAATCACAAATGCAGCTATCCAATGGTCATCGTCAGGAAGAAGTCACCCAG GTGACTTCACGAGAATCTT